The Algoriphagus sp. TR-M9 genome has a window encoding:
- a CDS encoding OmpA family protein has translation MRKFKNVFLKASGFLLLAFCISNQVSAQQVVSLSGANSPQDDMNPVWIGDNTLIFTRAFHPQNLGGISDPGDIWMTQKSDTGEWLEAVHRADLSTDGYDFALGLEDLLTMLVYHSGGERYGIYQYSKFGTEWNFLRQVNIAGLLELKGQLSGRVANGGKVIMLSGIGSETIGNEDIYVSEKTGPISWSKPVNLGSAINTPGQEMSPYFDLATEELYFSSNMHEGAQGKDIFIAKRMGEGWNTWSKPMIWKQVSSPGSDVSLTFVSKEEVVWTSTQNSDGFADLLTFENPVPLDIPQEFALAKPAATEKPQDKPRQKVSSIEPIYPSSSVGVPEIKVVEKEVELEEEPISWFVVDAKNKTLVPYGLEWTGELAGLDSISPEKLTISQLRSKGVNEIKVIATGYFPKKLSINEIKSGEPTVVLMTKAESGSIVLLDNVNFKRGTAELEGLDTKASLEDLATFLLENPEMKLRIHGHTDNAGDPSLNKALSFERAGSVRDFLIEQGVPFESIRISGWGGTRPIASNATEVGRSKNRRVELEVIQ, from the coding sequence ATGAGAAAATTTAAGAACGTATTTCTAAAAGCAAGTGGCTTCCTGCTGCTTGCTTTTTGTATTTCTAATCAGGTGAGTGCTCAGCAGGTAGTTTCGCTATCAGGAGCCAATTCCCCTCAGGATGATATGAATCCAGTCTGGATTGGGGACAATACTCTGATATTTACCCGTGCATTTCATCCCCAAAACCTAGGCGGAATTTCCGATCCAGGTGATATTTGGATGACCCAAAAATCGGATACAGGAGAATGGCTGGAGGCTGTGCATAGAGCAGATTTGAGTACAGATGGTTATGACTTTGCTTTAGGACTAGAAGATCTGCTTACCATGCTGGTGTATCACAGTGGGGGTGAGCGATATGGGATTTACCAGTATTCTAAATTTGGAACTGAGTGGAATTTCCTTCGGCAGGTTAACATTGCAGGTCTATTAGAACTGAAAGGTCAGCTTAGCGGAAGGGTGGCAAATGGAGGAAAGGTCATCATGCTTTCCGGGATAGGAAGTGAAACCATAGGAAATGAAGACATTTATGTAAGTGAAAAGACTGGCCCGATTTCGTGGTCAAAACCTGTCAATCTGGGTTCGGCTATCAATACACCCGGACAGGAAATGAGTCCATATTTTGACCTCGCTACGGAGGAGTTGTACTTTTCTTCCAACATGCATGAGGGAGCACAGGGAAAGGATATTTTTATTGCCAAAAGAATGGGAGAGGGGTGGAATACTTGGAGTAAACCCATGATCTGGAAGCAAGTGAGCTCTCCTGGATCAGATGTTTCTCTGACTTTTGTGAGCAAAGAAGAGGTAGTATGGACCAGTACTCAGAACAGCGATGGATTTGCGGACTTATTAACATTTGAAAACCCTGTTCCTCTGGACATCCCTCAAGAATTCGCTTTGGCAAAACCGGCAGCAACTGAAAAACCTCAAGATAAACCCAGACAAAAAGTTAGTTCAATAGAGCCCATATATCCCTCTTCCTCAGTAGGAGTGCCTGAGATCAAGGTGGTAGAAAAAGAAGTGGAATTAGAGGAGGAACCCATTTCTTGGTTTGTGGTGGATGCCAAGAATAAAACCTTGGTTCCGTATGGGCTGGAATGGACAGGTGAATTGGCCGGATTAGACTCCATTAGTCCTGAGAAATTGACTATCTCCCAATTGAGAAGCAAGGGAGTGAATGAGATTAAAGTAATAGCTACAGGTTACTTTCCTAAAAAGCTATCTATCAATGAAATAAAATCAGGTGAGCCGACAGTCGTTCTGATGACCAAAGCTGAATCGGGTAGCATTGTATTGCTGGACAATGTGAATTTCAAACGGGGAACTGCTGAACTGGAAGGTTTAGATACAAAAGCCTCACTTGAAGATTTGGCCACGTTTTTATTGGAAAACCCAGAGATGAAACTTAGAATTCACGGCCATACGGATAATGCAGGAGATCCAAGCTTAAATAAGGCTTTGTCTTTTGAGCGGGCAGGAAGTGTAAGGGATTTTTTGATCGAGCAGGGTGTTCCATTCGAAAGTATTAGGATTTCAGGTTGGGGAGGAACTAGACCAATTGCCTCCAACGCCACTGAGGTAGGAAGGTCAAAAAACCGGAGAGTAGAACTGGAGGTAATTCAATGA
- a CDS encoding response regulator, whose protein sequence is MLTIVLIDDDPISTFVTEKLISRNVKEPCTFFKYQSAKDALKEIYSIRPNYLFLDLNMPEMNGWDFLDSFNSEKNEAQIYILSSSVDERDISKASNYSVVKDYLSKPLIKKYIKSIFN, encoded by the coding sequence ATGCTGACTATAGTATTAATAGACGACGATCCAATCAGCACTTTCGTGACTGAAAAACTCATTTCTAGAAATGTCAAGGAGCCGTGTACTTTTTTTAAATACCAAAGTGCCAAAGATGCCCTCAAAGAAATCTACTCCATCAGACCCAATTACCTGTTTTTGGACCTGAATATGCCAGAGATGAATGGATGGGATTTTCTGGATAGTTTTAATTCTGAAAAAAATGAAGCTCAAATCTACATTTTGAGTAGTTCTGTGGACGAAAGGGACATCTCTAAAGCCAGTAATTACAGTGTGGTCAAAGATTACCTCTCTAAACCACTCATAAAAAAATACATCAAGTCGATTTTTAATTGA
- a CDS encoding OmpH family outer membrane protein, protein MKRGLNLLGALGLASVLLYGCNNSGTPSTTASNDQPSSEVKSEVNVAFVFTDSVINKYDYFKMKSEELTEKGKKFEGDLQGRASGFQQEVQAFQQTGGNMTVNQQRAKQEELAKKEQNLMTYRDNLMQELSADEAALYSEVYDRVQKYLETYAEANNLDVILSYTRGGAVWYANDAIDLTESVIEGLNKEYNANPTDTAK, encoded by the coding sequence GTGAAAAGAGGATTAAATCTACTTGGTGCACTAGGCTTGGCTTCTGTGCTATTATACGGTTGTAACAATTCTGGTACGCCATCAACAACAGCATCTAACGATCAGCCATCATCTGAAGTGAAATCAGAGGTAAATGTGGCATTTGTTTTTACGGACAGTGTGATCAATAAGTACGACTACTTCAAAATGAAGTCTGAAGAATTGACCGAGAAGGGGAAGAAATTTGAAGGAGATCTTCAGGGTCGTGCCAGCGGATTCCAGCAGGAAGTGCAAGCTTTTCAGCAAACTGGAGGCAATATGACTGTAAACCAACAGAGAGCTAAGCAGGAAGAACTAGCCAAAAAAGAGCAGAACCTGATGACCTACCGTGACAATTTGATGCAGGAATTGTCAGCAGACGAAGCGGCGCTTTACAGTGAAGTGTATGATCGCGTGCAGAAATACCTGGAAACCTATGCGGAAGCAAACAATCTGGATGTCATCCTGAGCTACACCAGAGGCGGTGCGGTTTGGTATGCAAATGATGCCATTGACCTGACTGAATCAGTGATTGAGGGTCTGAACAAGGAATACAATGCAAATCCTACAGATACAGCAAAGTAA
- a CDS encoding histone deacetylase family protein gives MLKIAYAPNYCHPLPAGHRFPMEKYELLPGQLLYEGIVSQENFFQPEQIAEKWILKAHSKSYWDKLRSLSLSKSEIRATGFPLSKALVDRETTIVQGSVQAAEFALEFGIGMNIAGGTHHAFTDRGEGFCLLNDIAVTAHYLLDQKLASRVLVVDLDVHQGNGTAEIFQQEPRVFTFSMHGEKNYPHRKEQSDLDLPLVDGIQDEVYLEVLKKNLVDVLEQFQPDFIIYQSGVDILASDKLGRLGLSMQGVKERDYFVLNLAKSQNIPTMCCMGGGYSEDIRIIIDAHTQLYRAAQELFF, from the coding sequence ATGCTTAAAATTGCCTATGCACCCAATTATTGTCACCCTTTGCCGGCAGGGCATAGATTTCCCATGGAGAAATATGAACTGCTTCCGGGACAACTTTTGTACGAGGGTATAGTGTCGCAGGAGAATTTTTTTCAGCCTGAGCAAATAGCTGAGAAATGGATTTTAAAGGCGCATAGTAAATCATATTGGGATAAACTAAGATCTCTATCCCTGAGCAAGTCTGAAATCCGTGCGACAGGTTTTCCGCTTTCCAAAGCCCTTGTGGATCGTGAAACGACCATAGTGCAGGGCTCAGTGCAGGCAGCAGAATTTGCACTAGAGTTTGGCATAGGGATGAATATCGCCGGCGGTACCCACCATGCTTTTACGGATCGGGGAGAGGGTTTTTGTTTATTGAATGACATTGCAGTGACTGCCCATTATCTTTTGGACCAAAAGCTTGCAAGCCGGGTTCTGGTCGTAGATCTAGATGTGCACCAAGGCAACGGGACCGCAGAGATTTTTCAGCAGGAACCGAGGGTGTTTACCTTTAGCATGCATGGTGAAAAAAACTACCCACATCGAAAGGAGCAATCAGATTTGGATCTGCCCCTAGTGGATGGGATTCAGGACGAGGTTTATCTTGAGGTTTTGAAGAAAAACTTGGTGGATGTACTGGAGCAGTTCCAGCCTGACTTTATCATTTATCAATCAGGAGTAGATATTCTTGCTTCGGATAAACTGGGAAGGCTAGGTTTGAGTATGCAAGGAGTGAAGGAAAGAGACTATTTTGTTCTTAATCTGGCAAAATCACAAAATATTCCAACTATGTGCTGCATGGGTGGTGGATATTCCGAAGATATACGAATTATCATAGATGCTCATACTCAGCTGTATAGGGCTGCTCAGGAGTTGTTCTTCTAA
- a CDS encoding alanine/glycine:cation symporter family protein: MGELIISFANWIWGTPMLVLLMGGGLILLVHSGFVPFRKIGHAIGLLSGKYDDDLAPGQITSFQALSSAIAATVGLGNISGVAIAINMGGPGAIFWMWVSAFVGMATKFYTCSLAIMYRGKDSEGQIQGGPMYVIQEGMGKKWKFLSVIFCGAGVLGLLAIFQANQLTAVLRTVILEPAGLDEGQKTRWIIGITMMILVAIVILGGIKRIAGVASKMVPFMVALYFVTVLIIVFKNLGAVPDMLVKIVTDAFTGEAVAGGAVGAVIITGARRAAFSNEAGIGTAPMVHGASKNNEPIREGLIAMLGPFIDTIVVCTLTALVIMLTGVWKVTDNDGVRLTLAAFDTALPSIGRYLLMIAVLVFALSTMFTYSYYGHKCFGYLFGAKRADYYNYFYLITIVAGAVTSLEVVISLVDGMYAIMAVPTMISTFYLAPKVKAAAKDYFQRMKNA; encoded by the coding sequence ATGGGTGAGCTGATTATTTCTTTTGCTAATTGGATATGGGGAACACCAATGCTGGTTCTGCTGATGGGGGGAGGGCTGATTTTATTGGTCCACTCAGGTTTTGTCCCATTCCGAAAAATCGGCCATGCCATAGGTTTGTTAAGCGGGAAATATGACGATGACTTAGCACCAGGTCAAATCACCTCATTCCAGGCCTTATCTTCGGCTATTGCTGCCACTGTAGGATTAGGAAATATCTCCGGAGTAGCTATCGCAATCAATATGGGCGGCCCGGGGGCGATTTTTTGGATGTGGGTTTCGGCTTTTGTAGGAATGGCTACTAAGTTTTATACCTGTAGTTTGGCTATCATGTATAGAGGGAAAGACTCAGAAGGACAGATCCAGGGCGGTCCGATGTATGTGATCCAAGAAGGGATGGGGAAGAAGTGGAAGTTTCTTTCTGTGATTTTCTGTGGAGCCGGAGTCTTGGGGCTCTTGGCAATATTTCAAGCTAATCAGCTTACAGCGGTTTTAAGAACAGTGATTCTAGAGCCTGCAGGTTTGGATGAAGGACAAAAAACGCGATGGATCATAGGAATTACGATGATGATTTTGGTCGCCATTGTAATCCTCGGCGGAATCAAACGAATAGCTGGAGTAGCATCTAAGATGGTACCTTTTATGGTAGCATTGTACTTTGTCACCGTACTAATAATTGTTTTTAAAAACCTTGGAGCTGTTCCGGATATGCTAGTGAAAATTGTGACAGATGCATTTACAGGAGAGGCAGTAGCTGGAGGGGCAGTAGGGGCAGTGATCATCACAGGAGCTAGGAGAGCTGCTTTTTCCAATGAGGCAGGAATCGGAACTGCACCTATGGTCCATGGAGCTTCTAAAAATAATGAACCGATCAGAGAGGGACTTATCGCCATGCTTGGGCCGTTTATTGACACCATAGTGGTTTGTACACTCACCGCATTAGTTATCATGTTGACTGGTGTTTGGAAAGTGACCGATAATGACGGGGTAAGACTGACCTTGGCCGCTTTTGATACTGCGCTTCCTAGCATAGGGCGGTACCTTTTGATGATAGCGGTGTTGGTTTTTGCGCTTTCTACCATGTTTACCTATTCTTATTATGGTCATAAGTGTTTTGGATATCTTTTTGGAGCTAAAAGAGCAGACTACTACAATTACTTTTATTTAATCACCATAGTAGCTGGCGCAGTGACATCCCTGGAGGTAGTCATTAGTCTGGTGGATGGTATGTATGCGATAATGGCCGTTCCGACAATGATATCTACATTCTATCTAGCGCCCAAAGTAAAAGCAGCAGCAAAGGATTATTTTCAGCGAATGAAAAATGCCTAG
- a CDS encoding family 20 glycosylhydrolase, with product MKKSLWILALALGVTVSSCQKAVSPLTEVSFLPIPLSVSSSSGGFELDSDASIQLVGASGDLKKVGEYLAQKIQPATGLEIPIVAESGNIILELKTGEPAEKYLIDISSDQVKISSGSASGLFYGVQTLLQTLPAEIESTEKVAGDWIFPSGTIIDEPEYAYRGAMLDVARHFFSVEEVKHYIDEIARLKMNYLHLHLTDDQGWRIEIKSWPKLTEIGGQTEVGGTEGGFYTQEDYAELVAYAANQFITIVPEIDMPGHTNAALASYAELNPGVNLPDGDFSTMTEGKIDFDILDKEPEPAELYTGIEVGFSTFATDKEITYEFVDDVVRELSALTPGPYFHIGGDESHVTEKDDYIFFIERVQEIVKSHGKTSIGWDEIATAELLPGTVSQFWAKEENAELAIEQGNQVLISPAKYAYLDMQYDSTTRIGLHWAAYIELDAAYDWDPVSSYPGITKADIFGVEAPIWTETITDRADLEYMAFPRIAAIAEIAWAPESKRNWDDFAKRISAQGKRWDIRGIGYYKSPKVEW from the coding sequence ATGAAAAAATCACTTTGGATACTTGCCCTAGCTCTGGGGGTGACGGTAAGTTCCTGTCAAAAAGCAGTCTCACCTCTGACTGAGGTTAGTTTTTTACCTATACCGCTCAGTGTTTCATCTTCCTCTGGAGGATTTGAATTGGATTCGGATGCAAGTATTCAGCTTGTAGGCGCTTCCGGAGATTTAAAAAAAGTGGGCGAATACCTAGCTCAAAAGATTCAACCTGCTACCGGTCTTGAAATCCCAATTGTAGCTGAATCCGGCAATATAATTTTAGAACTGAAAACTGGTGAACCAGCAGAAAAATACCTGATTGACATTAGTTCTGATCAAGTAAAAATCAGCTCTGGTAGTGCATCAGGCTTGTTTTATGGTGTTCAGACACTCTTACAAACCCTCCCTGCCGAGATTGAAAGTACTGAAAAAGTAGCTGGTGACTGGATTTTCCCCAGTGGCACCATAATAGATGAACCCGAGTATGCCTACAGGGGTGCAATGCTCGATGTGGCAAGGCATTTCTTTTCAGTAGAGGAGGTCAAGCATTACATAGATGAGATTGCTCGACTGAAAATGAACTACCTGCATTTGCACCTTACGGATGATCAAGGTTGGAGAATTGAAATCAAATCCTGGCCAAAACTTACAGAAATTGGCGGACAAACTGAAGTAGGAGGTACCGAAGGAGGATTTTATACTCAAGAAGATTATGCGGAATTGGTGGCTTATGCAGCAAACCAGTTTATCACCATAGTGCCGGAAATCGATATGCCCGGTCATACCAATGCTGCTTTGGCATCCTATGCCGAACTCAATCCAGGTGTAAACTTGCCAGATGGAGATTTTTCTACCATGACCGAAGGAAAAATAGATTTTGATATTTTGGATAAAGAGCCGGAGCCTGCTGAATTGTATACCGGTATAGAGGTTGGGTTCTCCACGTTCGCTACGGATAAAGAGATAACCTATGAATTTGTGGATGACGTAGTGAGAGAGCTTTCGGCATTAACTCCCGGACCATACTTTCATATTGGTGGGGATGAATCTCATGTGACGGAGAAGGATGATTACATCTTTTTCATAGAGCGAGTACAGGAAATAGTAAAGAGCCATGGCAAAACCTCCATAGGATGGGATGAGATAGCAACAGCCGAATTATTACCTGGTACGGTTTCACAGTTTTGGGCCAAAGAAGAAAATGCTGAACTGGCCATAGAGCAGGGTAACCAGGTGTTGATCTCGCCAGCAAAGTATGCCTACTTGGATATGCAATACGATTCTACCACTAGGATAGGCTTGCACTGGGCGGCTTACATAGAGTTGGATGCGGCTTACGATTGGGATCCTGTGAGTTCATATCCTGGGATTACCAAGGCCGATATATTTGGGGTAGAAGCACCCATCTGGACAGAAACCATCACAGACAGAGCGGATTTGGAATACATGGCATTTCCAAGAATAGCTGCCATCGCAGAGATTGCCTGGGCGCCAGAAAGCAAGCGCAACTGGGATGATTTTGCCAAGCGAATCTCCGCCCAAGGGAAAAGATGGGATATAAGGGGCATTGGCTATTATAAATCACCAAAAGTGGAATGGTAA
- a CDS encoding phage holin family protein: MANNSKPLNILVKILLGGISVLIAEYFISGVHIDSVITGFLLAAVIILINMTLKPILILLTLPITFLTLGLFLLIINACMFLLADELIPGFQLDGFWWAVLFAIVVSIINSLFGNNLNSTD, from the coding sequence ATGGCAAATAATTCAAAACCATTAAATATCCTGGTCAAAATTCTTTTGGGAGGGATCTCGGTGCTTATAGCGGAGTATTTCATCAGTGGAGTGCACATTGATTCTGTGATTACGGGGTTTTTGCTGGCGGCAGTGATCATTTTGATCAATATGACTCTGAAGCCTATTTTGATCTTGTTGACGCTACCGATCACATTTCTCACTTTGGGTCTGTTCCTTTTGATAATCAATGCCTGTATGTTTCTCTTGGCTGATGAGCTTATCCCCGGCTTTCAATTGGATGGATTTTGGTGGGCCGTGCTTTTTGCGATAGTAGTCAGTATCATTAATTCCCTTTTTGGAAATAATTTAAATTCCACGGATTGA
- a CDS encoding glycerate kinase family protein, with amino-acid sequence MHVLVAPNAFKGTLSAQEVAGIIEHCLKAVKPTYFTQSLPVADGGDGTCELLTEIGGYQKKETWTLDALGRPIAGQFGWDHESLTAYIDVSTASGVGNLLPEEKDPQIASTFGTGILISEAIDLGAKHIVLGLGGSATIDLGLGILAALGLEFLDEKGRALALFSPGFTKRIKHIQLKPNLPKIKFSCLCDVSNTFFGPKGAVPVFGQQKGLNPDLFEEYEKQCQQIAHKLYAKSGKSFTDQDGFGAAGGIALGLSAFFDARIEFGAQYFFQKTGLEDAVKKADWVITGEGRYDSQSEAGKASHELLQIVRRQEKKIALITSGDEGRDVFDQHWKLKDLDFSQENYLQEARTNLRNLVMEKIRDL; translated from the coding sequence ATGCATGTACTGGTCGCTCCAAATGCCTTTAAAGGCACCTTAAGTGCTCAGGAAGTTGCAGGCATTATCGAGCATTGTCTCAAAGCAGTGAAGCCTACTTATTTTACGCAGTCACTGCCTGTAGCTGATGGTGGAGATGGTACCTGCGAACTCCTGACTGAGATTGGAGGATATCAAAAAAAGGAAACCTGGACTTTGGATGCATTGGGCAGGCCTATAGCAGGCCAATTTGGCTGGGACCATGAATCGCTCACCGCTTATATTGATGTTTCCACTGCCTCAGGTGTTGGTAATCTTTTGCCTGAAGAAAAAGACCCGCAGATAGCTTCTACATTTGGGACAGGAATATTGATTTCAGAAGCGATTGATTTAGGAGCTAAACATATTGTTCTTGGCCTAGGTGGAAGTGCCACCATAGATTTGGGCTTGGGAATTTTGGCGGCTTTAGGACTGGAGTTTTTAGACGAAAAAGGAAGGGCTTTAGCCTTATTCTCACCTGGTTTTACAAAGAGAATAAAGCATATCCAGCTTAAACCTAATCTGCCCAAAATAAAATTCAGCTGTTTATGTGACGTCAGCAATACCTTTTTTGGTCCGAAAGGAGCCGTACCGGTTTTTGGCCAGCAAAAGGGTCTAAATCCGGATTTATTTGAAGAATATGAAAAGCAGTGTCAGCAAATAGCCCATAAGCTGTACGCCAAATCAGGAAAGTCATTTACAGATCAAGATGGTTTTGGTGCTGCTGGCGGGATTGCCCTGGGTTTATCGGCTTTCTTCGATGCCAGGATTGAATTTGGAGCCCAATACTTTTTCCAAAAAACAGGCTTGGAGGATGCAGTCAAAAAAGCTGATTGGGTAATCACAGGCGAAGGGCGATACGATTCGCAGAGTGAAGCAGGAAAAGCCAGTCATGAACTGCTGCAAATCGTACGTAGACAGGAAAAAAAAATAGCATTAATCACCTCTGGAGATGAAGGGAGGGATGTTTTTGATCAGCATTGGAAGCTGAAAGACCTAGATTTTTCCCAAGAGAATTACCTACAGGAAGCTAGAACAAATCTGCGCAACTTGGTAATGGAAAAAATTCGTGATCTTTAG
- a CDS encoding Gfo/Idh/MocA family protein: protein MDNKQSTSGNSRRKFLKGSALAAAGFYIVPRHVLGGAGFVAPSDKLRVAGIGVGGMGGSDVRGITRTEKADFIALCDVDDTRAKGSRQLHPKAKYYHDFREMLEKEENNIDAVSVSTPDHMHAVAAMMAMKMGKHVYVQKPMAHDIYEARMLTEAAEKYKVVTQMGNQGASGDGVRQMVEWYEAGLIGEATKVYSWTDRPVWPQGIKWPTEPVKPPIDLDWDLWLGTAPYKDYVGNLVPFNWRGWWDYGTGALGDMACHIMEPPFRVLGLGYPTSAECSVGSVYVGEFQRGYFPDSCPPSSHITLRFDRPGKDELEFHWMDGGIQPTRPEELAPNEQMGDGGNGVIIEGTKGKMMCSTYGKNPQLLPTSKTKEANVPQTLRRVPGGDSGHYNNWVEACIAGHGSEEYQNLSSPFSVAGPLTESVLMGNLAIRSYDYREPREGNNSQFDYPGRGIKLLWDGANMKITNFEPANQFVKRTYRGDYTL, encoded by the coding sequence ATGGATAATAAACAGTCAACTTCAGGGAATTCTAGAAGGAAATTTCTGAAAGGATCTGCACTAGCTGCTGCAGGATTTTACATCGTACCAAGGCATGTTCTGGGAGGAGCTGGTTTTGTGGCACCAAGTGACAAACTACGAGTAGCCGGAATTGGTGTAGGAGGCATGGGAGGAAGTGATGTGCGAGGTATTACCCGAACGGAAAAAGCAGATTTTATCGCTCTTTGTGATGTAGATGATACCCGAGCGAAAGGAAGTCGGCAGCTACACCCAAAAGCCAAATACTACCATGATTTCCGCGAAATGCTGGAAAAGGAAGAAAATAACATTGACGCAGTTTCTGTTTCCACGCCCGACCACATGCATGCTGTAGCAGCTATGATGGCTATGAAGATGGGCAAACATGTTTACGTACAGAAGCCTATGGCCCATGATATTTATGAAGCAAGAATGCTCACCGAGGCAGCCGAAAAATACAAGGTAGTCACTCAAATGGGTAACCAAGGTGCCTCCGGAGATGGAGTGAGACAAATGGTGGAATGGTATGAAGCTGGCCTGATCGGAGAAGCGACTAAGGTATATTCTTGGACGGATAGACCGGTATGGCCTCAAGGCATAAAGTGGCCAACAGAGCCCGTTAAACCACCTATTGATCTGGATTGGGATCTTTGGCTGGGCACAGCACCTTACAAGGATTACGTTGGAAATCTTGTACCCTTCAATTGGAGAGGATGGTGGGATTATGGCACTGGAGCTTTAGGGGACATGGCTTGTCATATCATGGAACCTCCGTTTAGGGTATTAGGATTAGGTTATCCTACTTCTGCAGAGTGCTCTGTGGGCTCTGTCTATGTAGGCGAATTCCAAAGAGGCTACTTCCCGGACAGTTGTCCTCCTTCCTCTCATATTACTTTAAGATTTGACAGGCCTGGCAAAGATGAACTAGAATTTCACTGGATGGATGGGGGTATACAGCCCACAAGACCCGAAGAGTTGGCACCAAATGAACAAATGGGTGACGGAGGCAATGGAGTGATAATAGAGGGAACCAAGGGTAAAATGATGTGCTCAACTTATGGTAAAAACCCGCAACTTCTTCCTACTAGCAAGACCAAAGAAGCAAATGTACCTCAAACCCTTCGCAGAGTTCCAGGCGGAGATTCAGGACATTATAATAACTGGGTAGAAGCTTGTATTGCCGGTCATGGCTCAGAAGAATATCAAAACTTGAGCTCTCCGTTTTCAGTAGCGGGACCTTTGACAGAGTCTGTTTTGATGGGAAATCTAGCCATCAGAAGTTATGACTATAGAGAGCCCCGTGAAGGTAACAATTCACAGTTTGACTATCCAGGCAGAGGTATCAAACTCCTTTGGGATGGAGCCAACATGAAAATCACCAACTTCGAACCTGCCAATCAATTCGTAAAAAGGACTTACCGCGGTGATTATACACTGTAA
- a CDS encoding deoxyhypusine synthase family protein, with the protein MKITEFLKHNYRHFNAAALIDAADAYKSHLDNGGKMMVTLAGAMSTAELGISLAEMIRQDKIHIITCTGANLEEDVFNLVAHDYYERIPNYRDLSPQQEQDLVERHMNRVTDTCIPEMEAMRRIEDVILEEWVKADQAGEAYFPHEFFYKILLSGKLEGSYQIDPKDSWLLEAAKKNIPIIVPGWEDSTLGNMFAGHVISGDVKNVHTVRSGIEYMMYLADWYTETATDESTIGFFQIGGGIAGDFPICVVPMLHQDLQRENVPLWGYFCQISDSTTSYGSYSGAVPNEKITWGKLGIDTPKYIIESDATIVAPLVFAIVLDQ; encoded by the coding sequence ATGAAAATCACAGAATTTTTAAAACATAATTATCGTCATTTCAATGCAGCAGCATTGATAGATGCTGCAGACGCGTATAAAAGTCACCTGGATAATGGAGGTAAAATGATGGTGACGCTTGCAGGCGCCATGTCCACAGCAGAACTGGGGATTTCTTTGGCAGAAATGATCCGACAGGACAAAATCCACATCATCACCTGTACCGGTGCCAACTTGGAAGAAGATGTTTTCAACCTAGTGGCCCACGATTATTATGAGCGAATCCCAAACTACAGAGACCTTTCTCCACAGCAGGAGCAAGACCTGGTGGAGCGTCATATGAACCGCGTGACTGATACATGCATTCCGGAAATGGAAGCGATGCGGAGAATTGAGGATGTGATTTTGGAGGAATGGGTCAAAGCTGATCAAGCTGGAGAAGCCTACTTCCCGCACGAGTTTTTTTACAAAATATTGCTTTCCGGTAAACTAGAAGGCTCTTATCAGATTGATCCAAAGGACAGTTGGTTGCTGGAAGCTGCCAAGAAAAACATACCGATTATAGTACCAGGATGGGAAGATTCCACTTTAGGTAATATGTTTGCCGGTCATGTGATCTCCGGAGATGTGAAAAATGTACATACGGTGAGATCAGGAATAGAGTACATGATGTATCTGGCAGATTGGTACACTGAAACTGCTACAGATGAAAGTACTATCGGGTTTTTCCAGATTGGCGGGGGAATTGCAGGAGACTTCCCAATATGTGTGGTGCCGATGTTGCATCAGGATCTTCAGCGTGAAAATGTGCCGCTTTGGGGGTACTTCTGCCAGATCTCTGATTCGACCACTTCGTACGGTTCTTATTCAGGAGCTGTGCCAAACGAAAAAATCACTTGGGGTAAGCTGGGAATAGATACTCCAAAGTACATTATTGAGTCAGATGCAACGATCGTAGCACCTTTGGTATTTGCCATTGTGCTGGATCAGTAA